From the genome of Miscanthus floridulus cultivar M001 chromosome 10, ASM1932011v1, whole genome shotgun sequence, one region includes:
- the LOC136487574 gene encoding uncharacterized protein — MAGSRRRRRARSSEQGAESSSLADATLSTREVTIVEKSGSTSSGPYVCADILDSLLHEIIVLINSFQDFLAFTGTCQSWRAAVSSFPSVYAFSFPPLHLDPDGPYVPPHSRGIKPLCLSICKWKLSDITKKNLSLRCSAPQNTPNEMNYLGCSHGYLIFTCEEHCLLVDAYTGAKVKAPELPCNNKLGYSSGIGILTAPFNSPNSRLLLFSRASMFEWQVGTNSWLEHPLDLGHERICQVVSFKGHILVIDAFMRLYTIELTPQFSIKQISVAQSSLQSLLLTPWLVVCGDMLLMVDLAITCSSVPSLSSSLSFAVPNSHITFLKVFRLDFSVKPAKWVQMEKLENHALFLSLDGRNPAISCMNPERWGGKSNCVYVARLFDDADPEESWTALEVGQSVPHRRVFDTMMYGLTFPPDYRQIGSLWLFPSLVYGATQ, encoded by the exons ATGGccggaagccgccgccgccgcagagcGCGGTCATCGGAGCAGGGCGCCGAGTCCTCGTCGCTGGCGGATGCCACTCTCAGCACCAG AGAAGTTACCATTGTGGAGAAGTCAGGCTCTACTTCATCTGGACCTTATGTTTGTGCAGATATCCTGGACAGCCTGCTTCATGAAATCATCGTTCTCATCAACTCATTCCAGGACTTCCTTGCTTTTACTGGCACATGCCAGTCTTGGCGTGCAGCAGTCTCTTCCTTCCCCTCTGTGTATGCTTTCAGCTTCCCACCTCTCCACCTCGATCCAGATGGTCCTTATGTCCCTCCACATAGCAGAGGTATCAAGCCCCTCTGTTTGTCTATTTGCAAATGGAAGCTCAGTGACATTACCAAGAAAAACTTATCCCTTCGATGTTCAGCGCCTCAGAATACTCCAAATGAAATGAACTATCTGGGCTGCTCACATGGGTATCTTATCTTTACATGTGAGGAGCACTGCCTCCTTGTCGATGCATACACTGGTGCCAAGGTGAAGGCCCCCGAACTCCCATGCAACAACAAGCTTGGTTACTCTTCTGGCATTGGTATCCTTACGGCTCCATTCAATTCACCCAACTCCCGCCTCCTCCTTTTCTCAAGGGCCTCCATGTTTGAGTGGCAGGTTGGAACAAACTCCTGGTTAGAGCATCCTCTTGATCTTGGCCATGAACGCATCTGTCAGGTTGTGTCCTTCAAAGGTCATATTCTTGTCATAGATGCTTTTATGAGGCTTTACACTATCGAGTTGACACCTCAGTTCAGCATAAAGCAAATATCAGTTGCGCAGAGCTCCCTGCAGAGCCTGCTTCTTACCCCATGGTTGGTGGTCTGTGGTGACATGCTTCTCATGGTTGACCTCGCAATTACTTGTAGTTCTGTCCCCTCACTTAGCAGCTCGCTTAGCTTTGCCGTGCCCAACAGCCACATTACATTTTTGAAGGTCTTTCGCCTTGACTTCTCAGTGAAGCCAGCCAAGTGGGTACAGATGGAGAAGTTGGAAAACCATGCTCTGTTTCTTAGCCTGGATGGGAGGAATCCTGCAATTTCTTGCATGAACCCTGAGAGATGGGGAGGAAAGAGTAACTGCGTTTACGTTGCCAGGCTATTCGATGATGCTGATCCTGAAGAGAGTTGGACTGCACTGGAGGTTGGTCAGTCAGTGCCCCACCGCCGCGTATTTGACACCATGATGTATGGTCTTACATTCCCACCAGACTACAGGCAAATCGGTAGCCTCTGGCTGTTCCCCAGTCTGGTTTATGGCGCTACCCAGTGA